One genomic region from Nostoc sphaeroides encodes:
- a CDS encoding DUF6887 family protein — translation MTDINLAAMSREQLRDYVKNHPQDQVAFQAYMDRLQDEPGIEITSMDQFEQLVREKIRQSQAD, via the coding sequence ATGACCGATATCAATCTTGCCGCAATGAGCAGAGAGCAATTGAGAGACTACGTAAAAAACCATCCACAAGACCAGGTTGCATTCCAAGCATACATGGATAGACTACAAGATGAACCTGGCATTGAGATCACTTCAATGGATCAATTTGAGCAGTTAGTCCGCGAGAAAATTAGACAATCCCAAGCGGATTGA